One Algoriphagus sp. Y33 genomic window, GCTCATCAAAATATTTCCCATTTCCCGGGCCATACCAGTTCATTTCCCGTACCTCATGGAAATTCTCATCATATAATTCATCAGGAGTAATATAGCCGATATAGCCACCATTGAATGTGGTGATGATCAGATTCAAGCCTTTGCTTTGCGCCAGCTTTTCCCATTTCCCATAAAAAACTCCCGAAAGTTCTCCACTGGAAGCAATCATCAGCGTATTGCCGATTTGTGTGATGTCAAGATGCGCATTTGTATTGCCCAGCAGGTAATCGAACAGCCAGGGACGCAGGCGAAGGTTGTCCGTCACCCGAAGATGCGGAGTTCGAAGCGCTATTGGAAGAACCCCGGTTTTTATTTCAGGGTTAGTGATGTCGGCAAAATAAGTGGTATTCATCCTAAAGGTGGAGTCCAGTTGATGGGCATAGCGTTCGACCATTTCGGGGGTATTTCCGGGCCTCATTGGTCTATGGCTTCCTACAGCTCCTGCTGCATACAGGGCAAATTCAAATTCGCCGGCTTCCAGATCCTTGGTGAGGTAAAAAGGGTAGTCTCCGGATAAGCCCATAAACTTGGTACTCATCGTGGTAGCATGAGCCGAATAAGTAAGGAAAGTGGCTTTTTTGCCCGTTTTTTTGGTAAAAATAAGCTGACGGACAAACGGATCTGTAGGTCCGCCGTTTACAAATCTGTTAGCGACCAAATCGCCTGCATCAGATTTTTGATAAGTAATCGTGACAGTATCTTGGATAGCAATTGCATCCCGCAAGGCAGAAATACTTGTGGAAACCATCATATCCACGATACCTTGTTCGTATCCTCCAAAAGCTATTTCTCCCATGGGACCCGGCATGTAGCCGCCCATGCCGGAGTGTGTATGCGTAGCAGTGAAGATCACTTGGTCTATCGGTAGCTTGGCGGCTGTTATAGCCTTCCGAACTTGTTCAGCAAGATGGGGGTGAACGATCAGTAATTCATAATTAAGCCAAGCAACCCGGGATTTGCCATTGGAAAGTGTCAGTGCTTTGACGTAGCTGCTGTCCTGCACAAACTCATATTTCCCTCTGGGTGCATAGCCTACCAGATCCGCCGGTTCATCCGGAGTCATATTGACGCTAGACCAACCTGCTATCCAAGTATCACCCTGAGAATTTGAAAAAGTAGTCTGATCTAACCGTTCAAAAGTTTCCTTGTAAAAATCCTGATCCTGAATCGGTGAGCGATCTACTTTAGTCAACACGACCAAGGCAATTGCCATCAAAACAACAAAAGTCCAGCATAGGACTTTTGTTGTTTTTAATAAGATGCTCTTGGCGCTCATGCTGCTTAGTATTCAAAAGTGCCGTGAGGGCTGTGGATGGTTACTTTTTTGCCTTGGTGAGGTTCTACCCGGCCGATGATCTGGGCTTCTACTCCGTAGGATTCGGCAATATCTATAATCTCCTCTGCATCTCGCTCGTCGAGATACACTTCCATTCGGTGACCCATATTGAAGACTTTGTACATTTCTTTCCATTCGGTACTGCTTTCTTCTTGGATGATTTGGAAAAGTGGAGGTGTCTCGAAAAGATTGTCCTTGATCACATGCACATCATCTACAAAGTGAAGCACTTTCGTCTGGGCTCCACCGCTGCAATGTACCAAGCCATGAATTCTAGGCCTCATGTAATTCAGCACGTCCACCATAATCGGCGCATAAGTTCTGGTAGGGGAGAGTACGAGCTTCCCTATATTTACAGGAGCACCTGGAGCTGGATCTGTCAGATTATATTTACCTGAGTAAACGAGATCTTCCGGTACAGAAGGATCAAAGCTCTCAGGGTATTTCGTCTTCAAAACTTTGTTGAACACATCATGACGGGCAGAAGTCAGTCCATTGCTTCCCATTCCGCCGTTATAAAATGTCTCATATTTTGCCTGACCAAAAGAAGCCAATCCCACGATCACATCACCACCTTGAATCCGGTCATTGGAGATCACTTCATCTCGGCGCATTCTACAGGTCACCGTACTGTCCACGATTATTGTGCGGACTAGGTCTCCCACATCGGCAGTTTCACCACCGGTCAGTACAGCATTTACTCCGTTGTCCCGGAGCATCTGAAGCACCTCTTCGGTGCCTTCGATGATGGCAGAGATCACTTCGCCCGGGATAAGGTTTTTGTTTCTTCCTATGGTAGATGAAACGAGGATATTATTGATTGCACCCACACAGAGCAAGTCATCGGTATTCATGATGATGGCGTCTTGGGCTATTCCTTTCCACACGCTTACATCCCCTGTTTCTTTCCAATAGGAATATGCAAGGGAAGATTTAGTGCCTGCTCCGTCCGCATGCATGATATTGCAGTATTCAGGATCGTTGCCGAGCATGTCTTCTACGATTTTGCAAAAGGCTTGAGGGAAAAGTCCTTTGTCAAGGTTGGAAATAGCCTTGTGGACATCTTCTTTGGAGGCGGAAACCCCGCGCTGCATATATCGCTCGTTCATGGGAGCAAAGTTAATAGGTTCTATCCAAAATGGGTAAATAAGAGGTGTAAAGTTGAATCGGCAGCTGAAGAGAATGAATCTAACCGCAAAGGACACGGAGGCTATCGCGGAGGGCGCAATTGAATATAATCCGAGAATTCGGTTCAAGTTGAGATTAGTTCAAGTCTCATGACTTGGACTTAAATTATCGCAGTCTTCAGACTGCTTTATGTTTTGAATATAAAAGTCCTGCTTCTGGAGAAGCAGGACAACCGTTTTCTCTGCGAGAAACTATGCGCTCCCCACGGTTAAAATCAGATAGTTCAAGAATGCTCCAGCACCATTTCCTTTACACATTCCACCCAGGTGTCTTCAGAATTTAAGCTAGGAACCAAATCCCATTCCTCTCCACCGGCTTCCAAAAACTTATCACGATATTCTCCTGCTACTTCCACGGTGGTCTCCAGACAATCAGCAACAAAGGCAGGGGAAAAGGCAAGTACTTTCTTAACCCCCTGTGCAGCCAATTCAGAAATCACTTCATCAGTGTAGGGTTTCACCCATGGGTCTTTTCCCAGCCTGGACTGAAAGCAGTTTACCGTCATTTCTTCCGGAATTCCTAATTTACCCGCTATCAGTCGGGTAGTCTGGAAGCATTGCGCACGGTAGCAATAGTGGTTTTTTGCACCATATTTATTGCAACATGCTCCTAACTGACAGTAGCCGTCTACAGACCCCTTTAGAATCTGCCGCTCAGGAAGTCCATGGTATGAGAACAGGATTTTGTCGTACGCTTTTCCTTTCAGCATCGCTTTGCCCCGTTCC contains:
- a CDS encoding neutral/alkaline non-lysosomal ceramidase N-terminal domain-containing protein, which translates into the protein MSAKSILLKTTKVLCWTFVVLMAIALVVLTKVDRSPIQDQDFYKETFERLDQTTFSNSQGDTWIAGWSSVNMTPDEPADLVGYAPRGKYEFVQDSSYVKALTLSNGKSRVAWLNYELLIVHPHLAEQVRKAITAAKLPIDQVIFTATHTHSGMGGYMPGPMGEIAFGGYEQGIVDMMVSTSISALRDAIAIQDTVTITYQKSDAGDLVANRFVNGGPTDPFVRQLIFTKKTGKKATFLTYSAHATTMSTKFMGLSGDYPFYLTKDLEAGEFEFALYAAGAVGSHRPMRPGNTPEMVERYAHQLDSTFRMNTTYFADITNPEIKTGVLPIALRTPHLRVTDNLRLRPWLFDYLLGNTNAHLDITQIGNTLMIASSGELSGVFYGKWEKLAQSKGLNLIITTFNGGYIGYITPDELYDENFHEVREMNWYGPGNGKYFDELILAVIEKSRP
- a CDS encoding AIR synthase related protein, translating into MNERYMQRGVSASKEDVHKAISNLDKGLFPQAFCKIVEDMLGNDPEYCNIMHADGAGTKSSLAYSYWKETGDVSVWKGIAQDAIIMNTDDLLCVGAINNILVSSTIGRNKNLIPGEVISAIIEGTEEVLQMLRDNGVNAVLTGGETADVGDLVRTIIVDSTVTCRMRRDEVISNDRIQGGDVIVGLASFGQAKYETFYNGGMGSNGLTSARHDVFNKVLKTKYPESFDPSVPEDLVYSGKYNLTDPAPGAPVNIGKLVLSPTRTYAPIMVDVLNYMRPRIHGLVHCSGGAQTKVLHFVDDVHVIKDNLFETPPLFQIIQEESSTEWKEMYKVFNMGHRMEVYLDERDAEEIIDIAESYGVEAQIIGRVEPHQGKKVTIHSPHGTFEY